In Onychostoma macrolepis isolate SWU-2019 chromosome 14, ASM1243209v1, whole genome shotgun sequence, a single window of DNA contains:
- the slc43a1a gene encoding solute carrier family 43 member 1a, translating to MKRMAPSLLQAYSRRWWMAVTAVLENLSCSAVLLGWGSLLIMLKGQGFYSHLCTENNTDGVNASAPDDWLSCVEQEEMLNLGFTIGSFLLSAATLPLGILMDRFGPRPLRLGGSACFALSCVIMSISSYQPEVLSALIFLALSLNGFGGICLTFTSLTLPNMFGSLSSTVLSLMIGSYASSAVTFPGVKLIYDAGVSFTVIMWMWAGLASLVFLNCFLNWPAEGFATQEEIEIRKKRHSDENHKLSSDEATGETEKLPAVAQDTQALVPFRRSVFSPIFLWSLITMGMTQLRIIFFMGAMNKMLEFLVIQGDDHPSKLLHEAEEKVSFYSSIFGTLQLLCLVTCPLIGYIMDWKMKECEVDQTTARGEKEVVAVPKHDRKIQKLTNAMRAFIFTNVLLFLFGILSLVDNLPLQIVTFILHTVVRGFIHSCCGGLYAAVYPSNHFGTLTGLQSMISAVVALLQQPLFMIMLGPLKGDAYWINVGLLLLSLAGFLLPGYLFYHRRQLLQMKAAGKANGHAPVENPALTQPLTNGLSNGYVSQEA from the exons ATGAA GAGGATGGCTCCGTCTCTGTTGCAGGCGTACAGCAGGCGCTGGTGGATGGCCGTCACAGCCGTGCTGGAGAATCTGTCGTGTTCGGCCGTGCTGTTGGGCTGGGGCTCTCTGCTCATCATGCTCAAAGGACAGGGCTTTTACTCGCACCTGTGCACAG AAAATAATACTGATGGTGTGAACGCTAGCGCACCAGATGATTGGCTGAGTTGTGTGGAACAGGAAGAAATGCTGAACTTGGGTTTCACCATTGGCTCATTCCTGCTCAGTGCTGCCACATTACCATTGGGTATATTGATGGACCGGTTTGGCCCCAGGCCTCTGCGCCTCGGTGGAAG tgCGTGTTTTGCGCTCTCTTGTGTGATAATGTCCATATCATCATATCAACCAGAAG TCCTCTCTGCACTCATTTTCTTGGCTCTTTCACTCAACGGCTTTGGAGGAATCTGTCTGACCTTCACATCACTCACg CTGCCAAACATGTTTGGAAGTCTGAGCTCCACCGTGCTGTCACTGATGATCGGCTCCTACGCTTCATCGGCTGTCACCTTCCCTGGAGtcaag CTGATATATGATGCTGGGGTGTCGTTTACTGTTATCATGTGGATGTGGGCCGGCTTGGCTTCTCTGGTCTTTCTCAACTGTTTCCTGAACTGGCCAGCAGAAGGGTTTGCTACACAAGAAGAGATTGAGAT TAGGAAAAAGAGGCATTCAGATGAAAACCACAAATTATCGTCTGACGAGGCGACGGGAGAAACCGAGAAACTGCCGGCTGTAGCTCAGGACACACAAG CTTTGGTCCCGTTCCGGCGCTCCGTGTTCTCTCCCATCTTTCTGTGGAGTCTGATCACTATGGGAATGACTCAGCTGAGAATCATCTTCTTTATGGGAGCCATGAATAAGATGTTGGAGTTCCTGGTCATCCAAGGAGATGATCACC CCTCTAAACTGCTGCATGAGGCTGAGGAGAAAG TGAGCTTCTACTCGTCCATCTTTGGCACGCTGCAGCTCTTGTGTCTGGTCACCTGTCCTCTGATCGGATACATCATGGACTGGAAGATGAAAGAGTGTGAGGTGGATCAGACGACGGCGCGGGGAGAAAAAGA AGTCGTTGCGGTCCCGAAGCATGACAGGAAGATCCAGAAGCTGACCAATGCCATGAGAGCCTTCATCTTCACTAACGTGCTGCTGTTTCTGTTCGGGATCCTCTCACTCGTGGACAACCTGCCTCTACAG ATTGTGACGTTTATTTTGCATACTGTGGTACGAGGTTTCATTCACTCGTGTTGTGGAGGACTGTATGCTGCTGT gtACCCGTCTAATCATTTTGGCACCCTCACCGGGCTGCAGTCTATGATCAGTGCAGTGGTGGCTCTGCTGCAGCAGCCTCTCTTCATGATTATGTTGGGACCTCTGAAAGGAGATGCTTACTGG ATCAACGTGGGGCTTCTGCTCCTCTCATTGGCCGGATTCCTGTTGCCGGGGTATTTGTTCTACCATCGCAGACAGCTTCTTCAGATGAAGGCCGCAGGAAAAGCGAATGGACACGCTCCTGTTGAGAACCCAGCTCTGACCCAGCCGCTGACCAACGGACTGAGCAACGGTTACGTCTCTCAAGAAGCCTAA
- the med19a gene encoding mediator of RNA polymerase II transcription subunit 19-A isoform X1, translating into MTEIFSTLFGQNDAQPSTGPAGLGFAAGKPPPPMPANQAPVAAQIPGQHGDEGPTLRKPGAMNEPFYLLRELPVGNDLTGNTNLITHYNLEHAYNKFCGKKVKEKLSNFLPELPGMIDCPGIQDGSSLRSLIEKPPVCGNSFSPLTGALLTGFRLHTGPLPEQYRLMHIQPPKKKSKHKYRHHRPQDPLPPETPSDSDPKKKKKKRDDDPDRKKKKKDKKKKKNRHSPDHPGLTGSQPNSNSLR; encoded by the exons ATGACGGAAATATTTTCAACTTTGTTCGGACAAAATGACGCACAGCCATCCACGGGGCCAGCAGGTTTGGGGTTCGCCGCTGGTAAACCTCCGCCACCGATGCCGGCAAACCAAGCGCCGGTGGCGGCTCAGATTCCAGGACAGCACGGGGATGAGGGGCCTACACTGCGAAAACCCGGAGCCATGAACGAACCTTTCTATTTACTTCGAGAACTGCCCG TTGGAAACGACCTGACTGGAAACACGAACCTCATCACGCATTATAATCTGGAACACGCGTATAATAAATTCTGCGGCAAGAAAGTGAAGGAGAAACTGAGCAACTTTTTACCAGAGTTACCAG GTATGATAGACTGTCCAGGAATTCAAGATGGCAGTTCTCTGCGCTCTCTCATAGAAAAACCTCCAGTCTGTGGGAACTCTTTCAGTCCGCTGACAGGAGCTCTACTCACTGGATTTCGATTACACACTGGCCCG CTTCCAGAGCAATACAGACTGATGCACATACAGCCGCCAAAGAAAAAGAGCAAACACAAGTACCGACATCACCGACCTCAGGATCCTCTGCCTCCAG AGACCCCCTCAGATTCTGACcccaagaagaagaagaaaaagagggaTGATGATCCCGATCgcaagaagaaaaagaaagacaagaagaaaaagaag AATCGACACAGTCCTGATCATCCTGGTCTTACTGGATCTCAACCCAACAGCAACAGCCTGAGATAg
- the med19a gene encoding mediator of RNA polymerase II transcription subunit 19-A isoform X2, whose product MTEIFSTLFGQNDAQPSTGPAGLGFAAGKPPPPMPANQAPVAAQIPGQHGDEGPTLRKPGAMNEPFYLLRELPVGNDLTGNTNLITHYNLEHAYNKFCGKKVKEKLSNFLPELPGMIDCPGIQDGSSLRSLIEKPPVCGNSFSPLTGALLTGFRLHTGPLPEQYRLMHIQPPKKKSKHKYRHHRPQDPLPPETPSDSDPKKKKKKRDDDPDRKKKKKDKKKKKAIQDVGDFFSSIEQ is encoded by the exons ATGACGGAAATATTTTCAACTTTGTTCGGACAAAATGACGCACAGCCATCCACGGGGCCAGCAGGTTTGGGGTTCGCCGCTGGTAAACCTCCGCCACCGATGCCGGCAAACCAAGCGCCGGTGGCGGCTCAGATTCCAGGACAGCACGGGGATGAGGGGCCTACACTGCGAAAACCCGGAGCCATGAACGAACCTTTCTATTTACTTCGAGAACTGCCCG TTGGAAACGACCTGACTGGAAACACGAACCTCATCACGCATTATAATCTGGAACACGCGTATAATAAATTCTGCGGCAAGAAAGTGAAGGAGAAACTGAGCAACTTTTTACCAGAGTTACCAG GTATGATAGACTGTCCAGGAATTCAAGATGGCAGTTCTCTGCGCTCTCTCATAGAAAAACCTCCAGTCTGTGGGAACTCTTTCAGTCCGCTGACAGGAGCTCTACTCACTGGATTTCGATTACACACTGGCCCG CTTCCAGAGCAATACAGACTGATGCACATACAGCCGCCAAAGAAAAAGAGCAAACACAAGTACCGACATCACCGACCTCAGGATCCTCTGCCTCCAG AGACCCCCTCAGATTCTGACcccaagaagaagaagaaaaagagggaTGATGATCCCGATCgcaagaagaaaaagaaagacaagaagaaaaagaag gccatccaagatgtaggtgactttttttcttcaatagaacagtaa
- the si:dkey-6i22.5 gene encoding polyamine-modulated factor 1 has translation MEESEKSSESVSAKSTADKVDDGSSRRNDSVKSSQSKPRLKLFSKVMEKSLQWLLDNASFDRFSHYFQPLSKQNPQLTEAMHKQFISQLQTLVQKEIATVIEEGDLQVKFKELDSLEELAKDTPQAAWRPSGVPEQDVCSGLVSYYKKQEEYMRIQLKKLQKENAGLALKVQAGRENITHTEQRIAAGVEEWRASLEDLEAFVSTLSPSEHFESL, from the exons ATGGAGGAGTCCGAGAAGAGCAGTGAATCTGTCTCAGCTAAAAGTACCGCGGATAAAGTGGACGATGGTTCGTCTCGTCGGAACGACTCGGTTAAATCATCGCAATCTAAACCGAGACTCAAGCTCTTCAGTAAAGTGATGGAGAAGAGTCTGCAGTGGCTGCTGGACAACGCCAG TTTCGACAGGTTTTCCCACTATTTCCAGCCTCTGTCGAAGCAGAACCCTCAGCTGACTGAAGCCATGCACAAACAGTTCATCAGCCAGCTGCAGACTTTAGTGCAG AAAGAAATCGCCACTGTGATTGAGGAGGGTGACCTGCAGGTGAAGTTTAAAGAGCTGGACAGCTTGGAGGAGCTTGCTAAAGACACGCCACAAGCTGCATG GCGTCCGAGTGGTGTTCCAGAGCAGGATGTGTGCAGTGGTTTAGTGTCGTATTATAAGAAGCAGGAGGAGTACATGCGGATACAGCTGAAGAAGCTCCAGAAGGAGAACGCAGGTCTTGCTCTGAAGGTGCAGGCCGGCCGAGAgaacatcacacacacagagcagcgcATCGCCGCAGGAGTGGAAGAATGGAGG GCATCACTTGAAGATCTGGAAGCTTTTGTCTCGACTCTTTCCCCGTCTGAACACTTTGAGTCTCTCTAA
- the tmx2a gene encoding thioredoxin-related transmembrane protein 2-A isoform X2: MEQKQAIWCLKTCPGLCEHLPSQREDNNSCAFDWRELEILMFLSAIVMMKNRRAITLEQHIGNIFLFSKVANVVLFFRVDLRLGLLYLTLCVVFLITCKPPIFMGPEYITYFSDSTIDEELQRDGRVTWIVEFYANWSSECQSFAPIFADLSLKYNCLGLKFGKVDIGQYGAVAERYKVNPSPLCKQLPSLLLLQGGREIMRRPLLDKKGRAIGWSFTEEDIIREFNLNEIFQRFKKFSKGEEPEDLKTLLQEAPEEEQPHEDEPESKKDK, from the exons atggagcaaaaacaggcaatatggtgtctaaaaac CTGTCCGGGACTGTGTGAGCATTTACCGTCTCAGAGAGAGGACAACAACTCCTGCGCCTTTGACTGG AGGGAGTTGGAGATTTTAATGTTTCTCAGTGCTATTGTCATGATGAAGAACCGCAGAGCCA TAACACTGGAGCAGCACATAGGGAATATATTTCTCTTCAGTAAGGTGGCGAACGTGGTGCTGTTTTTCCGAGTGGATCTGAGACTTGGCCTTCTCTACCTCACGCTGTGTGTGG TGTTTCTGATCACATGTAAACCACCGATCTTCATGGGCCCCGAGTACATCACATACTTCAGTGACTCAACGATAGAC GAAGAGCTGCAGAGGGACGGTCGTGTGACGTGGATCGTTGAGTTTTATGCCAACTGGTCTTCAGAGTGTCAGTCATTTGCACCCATTTTTGCCGACCTGTCACTCAA GTATAACTGCTTAGGCCTCAAATTTGGAAAAGTGGACATTGGACAATATGGAGCAGTTGCCGAGAG GTATAAGGTGAACCCCTCGCCGCTCTGCAAGCAGCTGCCCTCGCTCTTGCTCCTGCAGGGCGGTCGAGAAATCATGCGCCGTCCGTTACTGGACAAGAAGGGAAGAGCCATCGGGTGGAGTTTCACTGAG GAAGATATCATTCGAGAGTTCAACCTAAATGAGATATTCCAGAGATTTAAGAAATTTAGCAAGGGAGAGGAGCCTGAGGACCTGAAGACGCTCCTACAGGAGGCTCCTGAAGAAGAGCAGCCACACGAGGACGAGCCAGAGagcaaaaaagacaaataa
- the tmx2a gene encoding thioredoxin-related transmembrane protein 2-A isoform X1 yields the protein MSLIRGLLSTLYYLPAVYKWFYRPYYLLSLLMSLAFAIVRSCPGLCEHLPSQREDNNSCAFDWRELEILMFLSAIVMMKNRRAITLEQHIGNIFLFSKVANVVLFFRVDLRLGLLYLTLCVVFLITCKPPIFMGPEYITYFSDSTIDEELQRDGRVTWIVEFYANWSSECQSFAPIFADLSLKYNCLGLKFGKVDIGQYGAVAERYKVNPSPLCKQLPSLLLLQGGREIMRRPLLDKKGRAIGWSFTEEDIIREFNLNEIFQRFKKFSKGEEPEDLKTLLQEAPEEEQPHEDEPESKKDK from the exons ATGAGTTTAATTAGAGGGCTACTTTCCACTCTATACTACCTTCCAGCGGTTTATAAATGGTTTTATCGGCCGTATTATTTGCTGTCCCTGCTGATGAGCCTGGCGTTTGCCATCGTCCGCAGCTGTCCGGGACTGTGTGAGCATTTACCGTCTCAGAGAGAGGACAACAACTCCTGCGCCTTTGACTGG AGGGAGTTGGAGATTTTAATGTTTCTCAGTGCTATTGTCATGATGAAGAACCGCAGAGCCA TAACACTGGAGCAGCACATAGGGAATATATTTCTCTTCAGTAAGGTGGCGAACGTGGTGCTGTTTTTCCGAGTGGATCTGAGACTTGGCCTTCTCTACCTCACGCTGTGTGTGG TGTTTCTGATCACATGTAAACCACCGATCTTCATGGGCCCCGAGTACATCACATACTTCAGTGACTCAACGATAGAC GAAGAGCTGCAGAGGGACGGTCGTGTGACGTGGATCGTTGAGTTTTATGCCAACTGGTCTTCAGAGTGTCAGTCATTTGCACCCATTTTTGCCGACCTGTCACTCAA GTATAACTGCTTAGGCCTCAAATTTGGAAAAGTGGACATTGGACAATATGGAGCAGTTGCCGAGAG GTATAAGGTGAACCCCTCGCCGCTCTGCAAGCAGCTGCCCTCGCTCTTGCTCCTGCAGGGCGGTCGAGAAATCATGCGCCGTCCGTTACTGGACAAGAAGGGAAGAGCCATCGGGTGGAGTTTCACTGAG GAAGATATCATTCGAGAGTTCAACCTAAATGAGATATTCCAGAGATTTAAGAAATTTAGCAAGGGAGAGGAGCCTGAGGACCTGAAGACGCTCCTACAGGAGGCTCCTGAAGAAGAGCAGCCACACGAGGACGAGCCAGAGagcaaaaaagacaaataa